The genomic segment CAAGGGGCTAATTCAGCAATATCTGGAACTGGCGATAGGATAGCAATGATATGGAAGCGATAACCTTTGCAGGAAATAAAGCGTTATACCTCATCCTTATGCTGTCTGTTTTACCGATTGCGGTGGCAACCGTTATTGGTCTGGTGGTGGGATTATTTCAGACAGTTATGCAGTTACAGGAACAGACTTTGCCATTTGGCCTAAAGCTGCTTGGCGTAGCCCTGTGTTTATTTTTAGTCTCAGGCTGGTATAGCAACATCCTGTTAGGCTTTGCGCGCGAAGTTATAGCAA from the unidentified bacterial endosymbiont genome contains:
- a CDS encoding EscS/YscS/HrcS family type III secretion system export apparatus protein, coding for MEAITFAGNKALYLILMLSVLPIAVATVIGLVVGLFQTVMQLQEQTLPFGLKLLGVALCLFLVSGWYSNILLGFAREVIAMALSG